From a region of the Pongo pygmaeus isolate AG05252 chromosome 5, NHGRI_mPonPyg2-v2.0_pri, whole genome shotgun sequence genome:
- the LOC129038332 gene encoding large ribosomal subunit protein eL34-like: MVQHLTYHHRLSYNIASNKTRLTQTPGNIIVYLYTKKVGKAPNSACGVCPGRLQGVCTVRPKVLMRLCKTKRHVSRAYGGSMCVKCVHDKIKHAFLIEEQKIVVKVLKSQKAK, encoded by the coding sequence ATGGTCCAGCATTTGACCTACCATCATAGGCTTTCCTACAATATAGCCTCTAACAAAACTAGGCTGACCCAAACCCCTGGTAATATAATTGTTTACCTTTATACCAAGAAGGTTGGGAAAGCACCAAATTCTGCATGTGGTGTGTGCCCAGGCAGACTTCAAGGGGTTTGTACTGTGAGACCTAAAGTTCTTATGAGATTGtgcaaaacaaaaagacatgTCAGCAGGGCCTATGGTGGTTCCATGTGTGTTAAATGTGTTCATGACAAGATCAAGCATGCTTTCCTTATTGAAGAGCAGAAAATCGTTGTGAAAGTATTGAAGAGTCAGaaagctaaataa